From a region of the Synechococcus sp. PCC 7502 genome:
- a CDS encoding single-stranded DNA-binding protein, whose amino-acid sequence MNTFILMAEVFTEPELRSTPDNQNEVSSFLVQFPGKNAEDTPARLKVTGWNNLAKEIIEKKYQKGDLLIIEGRLRINVIERNGYKEKVTELTAQRIHPIDKEISTPAKTGDLNRPIAPSPAKYAPPAASVIAKEDDIPF is encoded by the coding sequence ATGAATACCTTTATTCTAATGGCTGAAGTTTTTACAGAGCCAGAACTGCGATCCACCCCAGACAACCAAAATGAGGTTTCCAGTTTCTTGGTACAGTTTCCCGGCAAAAATGCTGAAGATACTCCCGCTCGACTCAAGGTTACAGGCTGGAATAACTTAGCTAAAGAGATCATAGAAAAAAAATATCAAAAGGGCGATCTCTTGATTATTGAAGGTCGTCTTCGCATTAATGTAATAGAACGCAATGGTTACAAGGAAAAAGTTACCGAACTAACTGCCCAGCGTATCCACCCCATAGATAAAGAGATTTCTACTCCAGCTAAAACTGGTGATTTAAACCGTCCAATTGCCCCATCTCCTGCTAAGTATGCTCCTCCTGCGGCATCAGTTATTGCCAAGGAAGATGATATTCCATTCTAA
- a CDS encoding SpoIIE family protein phosphatase yields the protein MPSSDELSSGRLLQRSLLPQAIPSYLGLDIAADVWTAVDLGGDYYQFLEQPGILGVAIADSSGKSVAGAIHAALFKGQLDAFATQGRLRNPTTVMTSLNQLLCATNTDDAVALAYGVLDLETYEFQIGNAGIPGPVIYRAATKSCEETVNPSMALGRYEGIPYRTLTKPFNEGDIAIFFSDGLYEASNANGDEFGTANDKGISPLKFVISSLAHLPAAKILVGLKLALDKFTGREIPEDDVSIVVIKLNQKVAMTKTRDCPYQEALQAWMRSDEKDDSALLRGTRLVEALGWAKAQPSLSRLDTEFLEASERVNEREQMQAQLLEAATSRAAAADRLEKLSQDLAKSLESEKQQRIQAEMGEISERIVALTMSSEALFLSHNHIEALISSVIAGVKIRQLTSQVTNGIAHLKANTQIRTITALEQVIYGIHEYNRYEGHGFWVNKVCFSADGKFLVSASSDRTIKVWNINGTLLQTLYGHTNWVTSVAISPNGKMIASASRDNMIRLWNWDQTIGAFKETGSTMLKGHDGPVLDVCFSSDGEYIASAGEDTTVRLWKANGTLIKTFRGGHERWVTCVAFNPNGKEVVSGSADRTLIIWNINGAVVKTLKGHDSFVEAVAYEPHGQAIISGSRDRTMKLWGSDGVLLRTFHGHTDKLWSVAYSPDGKTIASAGSDRTIKVWDTDGTLLRDLAGHGDAVNSIAFSPDGKSLASASRDTTVKLWNIRGNPLRKLLAQDDVWAAAFSPNGKFIATGGKDKNVNIWNMAGNLVASLSGHNDAINSICISPDSSVILSASTDSSIKSWSPDGRAIDTLNGHRSEVYCLSFRSDGQVFASASADNSVRLWSADGVWLQTLNGHTAEVYAVCFSPDGSMLVTAGKDKIINLWSWDGRLVYSFEGHSAEVLTLCFSSDNSTFASGSMDQSVKIWSVDGSLLKTLNGHSAEVRSICFSPDGKTIASASEDTLVQLWSLDGTLLRTFNGHKSAVKSISFSANGKILMSASADKSVILWNLDLDNLLMRGCSWLQEYLKTNTNVSEEDRRNCLGGCSWLYKHLKSNAAS from the coding sequence ATGCCGTCCAGTGACGAATTAAGTAGTGGTAGATTACTACAAAGGAGTTTGCTCCCTCAAGCTATCCCTAGTTATCTGGGGCTAGATATTGCTGCGGATGTATGGACAGCGGTGGATTTAGGTGGTGACTATTATCAATTTTTAGAGCAACCAGGAATTTTGGGTGTAGCGATCGCTGACTCTTCGGGAAAGTCTGTGGCTGGTGCCATTCATGCTGCTTTATTTAAAGGACAATTAGACGCTTTTGCGACCCAAGGAAGACTGCGGAACCCTACCACGGTGATGACATCGCTGAATCAATTACTATGTGCCACTAATACCGATGATGCTGTAGCTCTAGCCTATGGAGTTTTAGACCTAGAAACCTATGAATTTCAAATTGGGAATGCGGGAATTCCTGGTCCAGTTATCTATCGTGCTGCCACAAAAAGCTGTGAAGAAACAGTCAATCCCTCTATGGCACTGGGTCGATACGAAGGCATCCCCTACAGAACCCTAACCAAGCCTTTTAATGAAGGTGACATCGCCATTTTCTTTAGTGATGGATTATACGAAGCGAGCAATGCCAATGGAGATGAGTTTGGTACTGCTAATGATAAAGGTATTAGCCCGTTAAAGTTTGTCATTAGTAGTTTGGCTCACCTCCCCGCCGCAAAAATTTTGGTTGGCTTAAAACTGGCACTAGATAAATTTACGGGACGGGAAATTCCCGAAGATGACGTATCCATTGTGGTGATTAAGCTGAACCAAAAGGTGGCGATGACCAAAACTCGGGACTGCCCCTACCAAGAAGCATTACAGGCATGGATGCGCTCTGATGAAAAGGATGATTCCGCTTTACTGCGTGGTACCAGATTAGTTGAAGCTTTAGGCTGGGCAAAGGCGCAACCAAGTTTAAGTAGACTGGATACAGAATTTTTAGAAGCCAGTGAACGGGTCAATGAGCGCGAACAAATGCAGGCTCAATTACTAGAGGCCGCTACTAGTAGGGCTGCGGCTGCCGATCGCCTCGAAAAACTGAGTCAAGACCTTGCCAAAAGCCTAGAAAGTGAAAAGCAGCAACGCATTCAAGCGGAAATGGGAGAAATTAGTGAGCGAATTGTAGCTCTGACCATGTCCTCTGAGGCATTATTTCTTTCCCATAATCACATTGAAGCTTTAATTTCTAGCGTGATAGCTGGGGTTAAAATTCGCCAACTCACTTCCCAAGTTACCAATGGCATTGCCCACCTGAAAGCAAATACGCAAATTCGCACGATCACCGCCCTAGAACAAGTAATTTACGGAATCCATGAATACAACCGCTATGAAGGACATGGTTTTTGGGTAAATAAAGTCTGCTTCAGTGCCGATGGTAAGTTTTTGGTTTCCGCTAGTAGCGATCGCACGATCAAAGTTTGGAATATCAATGGCACATTACTACAAACCCTCTACGGACATACTAATTGGGTTACAAGTGTTGCTATTAGTCCCAACGGGAAAATGATCGCCTCTGCTAGTCGGGACAATATGATTAGGCTGTGGAATTGGGATCAAACCATTGGTGCCTTCAAAGAAACTGGCTCCACTATGCTTAAAGGACATGATGGTCCAGTCCTAGATGTCTGTTTTAGCTCTGATGGTGAATACATTGCCTCGGCGGGAGAAGATACAACCGTAAGGCTATGGAAAGCCAATGGTACCTTAATTAAAACTTTTCGAGGTGGACATGAACGCTGGGTTACCTGTGTTGCTTTTAACCCCAATGGGAAAGAGGTGGTTTCAGGAAGTGCTGATCGCACCCTAATTATTTGGAATATCAATGGGGCTGTGGTTAAGACTCTCAAAGGACATGATAGCTTTGTGGAAGCTGTGGCATACGAGCCCCACGGACAGGCAATTATTTCTGGTAGCCGCGATCGCACCATGAAGCTTTGGGGTAGTGATGGAGTACTTTTACGCACTTTCCACGGACATACGGATAAACTTTGGAGTGTTGCCTATTCCCCTGATGGTAAAACCATTGCCTCCGCAGGTAGCGATCGCACGATCAAAGTCTGGGATACCGATGGCACCTTACTCAGAGACCTAGCTGGACATGGCGATGCCGTTAATAGTATAGCTTTTAGCCCTGATGGCAAAAGTCTAGCTTCTGCCAGTCGGGATACAACCGTAAAATTATGGAATATTCGCGGTAATCCCCTGCGGAAACTCTTAGCACAAGATGATGTTTGGGCAGCAGCCTTTAGTCCGAACGGTAAATTTATTGCCACTGGTGGTAAAGACAAAAATGTAAATATTTGGAATATGGCGGGAAATTTAGTAGCGAGTTTGTCTGGACATAATGATGCCATCAATAGCATTTGTATTAGCCCTGATAGCTCCGTGATTCTATCGGCAAGCACTGACAGTAGTATTAAATCCTGGAGTCCTGATGGTAGGGCGATCGACACCCTCAATGGTCACAGATCAGAGGTTTATTGCCTGAGTTTTAGATCCGATGGACAGGTATTTGCCTCTGCCAGTGCTGATAACAGCGTAAGGCTATGGAGCGCAGATGGAGTATGGTTACAAACCTTAAATGGGCATACCGCAGAGGTCTATGCCGTTTGCTTTAGTCCCGATGGCAGTATGTTAGTTACAGCAGGCAAAGATAAAATCATTAATCTCTGGAGTTGGGATGGCAGACTGGTTTACAGCTTTGAGGGACATAGTGCTGAAGTTTTGACCCTCTGCTTTAGTTCAGATAATAGTACCTTTGCCTCGGGTAGCATGGATCAAAGTGTAAAAATTTGGAGCGTAGATGGTTCCCTCCTTAAAACCCTGAATGGTCATAGTGCCGAAGTTCGCAGTATTTGTTTTAGTCCCGATGGCAAAACCATAGCCTCCGCTAGTGAAGATACTCTGGTACAACTTTGGAGCCTAGATGGTACTTTACTAAGAACCTTTAACGGACATAAAAGCGCAGTCAAGAGTATTTCTTTTTCAGCCAATGGCAAAATCTTGATGTCTGCAAGTGCGGATAAATCCGTAATTCTCTGGAACTTGGATTTAGATAATTTGCTCATGCGGGGTTGCAGTTGGCTACAGGAATATCTAAAAACCAATACAAATGTATCCGAAGAAGATCGCCGTAATTGTTTAGGTGGCTGTAGTTGGCTGTATAAGCACCTTAAATCTAATGCTGCCAGCTAG
- a CDS encoding cation:proton antiporter: MNFLIASVSSEPSIDHAPFILSGVLLSLVVIYLASKIGGEISNRLGLPPVLGELLAGVIVGVSALKLLTFPESGSDGSDSVIMWLLQTTLGLPASEVSAVFTQVSDVVLLLSELGVIILLFEIGLESDLKQLLGVGAQAVVVAVIGVVLPFAAGTAGLIFLFGMAPIPAIFAGAALTATSIGITSRVLSELGKLTSKEGQIILGAAVTDDVLGIIVLAIVASLAKTGTVDLGNVIILIISAASFLVGALLLGQLVNKLYVSVATNLKTRGEIITPAFIFAFAMAYLGNAIHLEAILGSFTAGLILDESDERNELQKQVVPVADLLVPIFFVTVGAKTNIGVLNPLIPVNREGLIIAAFLIVVAIVGKVATGLGAFGQPGINRWAIGVGMIPRGEVGLVFAGIGSSSGVLSESLNAAIVIMVIITTFIAPPLLRVAFGISPDLESKELKTEVTKES, encoded by the coding sequence ATGAATTTTTTGATTGCGAGTGTGAGTAGTGAACCAAGTATTGATCATGCACCGTTTATCCTATCAGGAGTGCTACTCAGTCTAGTTGTCATCTATCTTGCTAGTAAAATTGGTGGTGAAATTTCAAATAGGCTAGGTCTTCCCCCAGTTTTAGGTGAGCTTTTAGCGGGAGTTATAGTTGGGGTTTCAGCTTTAAAACTGTTAACATTTCCCGAAAGTGGCAGTGATGGTTCCGACTCAGTAATTATGTGGCTATTGCAAACAACCTTAGGCTTACCAGCTTCTGAGGTGTCAGCTGTATTTACTCAAGTTAGTGATGTGGTTTTACTGTTATCTGAGTTAGGTGTCATTATCTTACTGTTTGAAATTGGGCTAGAATCCGATCTAAAGCAACTACTGGGAGTTGGGGCTCAGGCTGTAGTAGTGGCTGTAATTGGCGTAGTACTTCCATTTGCGGCGGGTACTGCTGGATTAATATTTTTATTTGGGATGGCACCGATTCCTGCTATTTTTGCTGGGGCAGCACTAACTGCAACTAGCATTGGCATAACTTCGAGAGTTCTGTCTGAGTTGGGTAAATTAACCTCCAAGGAAGGGCAGATTATTTTGGGTGCAGCAGTCACCGATGATGTTTTAGGGATTATTGTGTTGGCAATAGTAGCCAGTTTAGCTAAGACGGGAACGGTGGACTTGGGGAATGTGATCATCCTAATTATTAGTGCTGCGAGCTTTTTAGTTGGGGCTTTGCTGCTGGGACAATTAGTAAATAAATTGTATGTATCAGTGGCAACTAATCTCAAAACCAGAGGTGAAATTATTACGCCTGCTTTTATTTTTGCCTTTGCCATGGCTTATCTGGGGAATGCAATTCATTTAGAGGCAATTTTAGGCTCATTCACGGCAGGACTAATTTTAGATGAATCCGATGAACGCAACGAACTGCAAAAACAAGTAGTACCTGTGGCGGATTTATTAGTACCAATTTTCTTTGTGACCGTGGGGGCAAAAACTAATATCGGGGTCTTGAATCCTTTAATTCCAGTTAATCGTGAAGGGTTGATCATTGCAGCATTTTTAATTGTGGTGGCAATTGTCGGTAAGGTAGCAACTGGTCTAGGCGCATTTGGGCAACCGGGGATTAATCGTTGGGCGATCGGTGTGGGCATGATTCCCCGTGGCGAAGTGGGGTTAGTATTTGCGGGCATTGGTTCATCCAGTGGGGTTTTATCGGAATCGTTGAATGCTGCGATCGTTATTATGGTTATTATTACTACTTTCATTGCCCCACCTCTATTAAGAGTAGCATTTGGAATTAGTCCTGATTTGGAATCTAAAGAATTAAAAACTGAGGTAACTAAGGAGTCTTAG
- a CDS encoding DUF3038 domain-containing protein: MELPQLYQIKAHLDLILLALEALTEISSETMLQAAVELKLHNILSDRLVLWRLRQANPFRKGSSGKTTSGRKKLDVDEAKAIALITSHIASKEQRTIREAVAELEKCTLKKASPHQQRILGDYLDRFYSLYEERMAEATSNQNLENLALKLLIDLLFYSSVTGSRRLWMSLLEMSLVESKNSLN; encoded by the coding sequence ATGGAACTGCCGCAGCTATATCAGATTAAGGCACATCTGGATTTGATCCTTTTAGCACTAGAGGCATTAACTGAGATTAGTTCGGAAACGATGCTCCAAGCGGCAGTAGAGTTAAAGTTACATAATATTCTGAGCGATCGCCTAGTTTTATGGAGATTGAGGCAAGCTAATCCTTTCCGCAAGGGCAGCAGTGGTAAGACTACAAGTGGTAGAAAAAAGTTAGATGTGGATGAGGCAAAAGCGATCGCCCTAATTACCTCTCATATTGCCAGTAAAGAACAAAGGACTATTCGTGAGGCGGTCGCAGAATTAGAAAAATGTACACTTAAAAAGGCTTCTCCCCATCAACAAAGGATTTTAGGTGATTACCTAGATCGGTTTTATTCCTTGTACGAAGAAAGAATGGCGGAAGCAACTTCCAATCAAAATTTGGAAAATCTAGCACTAAAGCTATTAATAGATTTATTGTTTTATAGCTCCGTTACAGGCTCACGACGATTATGGATGTCTTTATTAGAAATGAGTTTAGTTGAGTCAAAAAACTCACTGAATTAA
- a CDS encoding tetratricopeptide repeat protein has translation MSYSFFNFISPVAKASLGLVTAILIVNINEPAIAQTRFPKADPTELISRGKKLWDAQDIAGALDAYTQAAALVPNNARIQTSIGFLLTQQQKYPEAIAAFERATTLDKNDPRPLIALGYVYTQQQRLPDALTAYRRAIRLDPRNADAYLSIGYVLTQQQDFLGAVAIYRQIITLLPNNIKAYLSLGYLLQQKGNLDEAFNTYMNANRLDPNNLDVLVALASVSESKNDPQETLEIYRRVLAINPRHFKANMAIAQYYRNQGNYDEAIATYRRMTMGQLDADTSAQVQKAIAATYLRQNNIAGAIVAYRDILAQNPEDGSAYLALGKLLMDQDRKPEANQALKQAERLFSAKGDLKSLTEVRKILDPNYGN, from the coding sequence TTGTCTTATTCTTTCTTTAATTTCATATCTCCAGTTGCTAAAGCCAGCCTCGGATTAGTGACGGCAATCTTAATAGTAAATATTAATGAGCCAGCGATCGCCCAGACTCGTTTTCCCAAGGCTGACCCCACAGAATTAATTAGCCGAGGTAAAAAACTTTGGGATGCCCAAGATATAGCAGGAGCATTGGATGCCTATACTCAAGCAGCAGCCCTAGTACCAAATAATGCACGAATTCAAACTAGTATTGGATTTCTTTTAACTCAGCAGCAAAAATACCCCGAAGCGATCGCTGCCTTTGAGCGTGCCACAACCTTAGATAAAAATGATCCAAGACCATTGATAGCCTTAGGCTATGTATATACACAACAGCAAAGATTACCTGATGCTTTAACAGCATACCGTAGAGCTATTAGACTTGATCCTCGTAACGCTGATGCCTATTTAAGTATTGGCTATGTTTTAACCCAGCAGCAGGACTTTTTAGGAGCGGTGGCAATTTATCGACAAATTATTACCCTTCTTCCTAACAATATTAAGGCATATCTCAGCTTAGGCTACTTACTCCAACAAAAGGGCAACTTAGATGAGGCATTTAATACTTATATGAATGCTAATCGCCTTGATCCCAACAATCTTGATGTATTGGTAGCTTTAGCTAGTGTCAGTGAAAGTAAAAATGATCCCCAAGAAACCCTGGAAATATATCGCCGAGTTTTAGCGATCAATCCCCGTCACTTTAAAGCCAATATGGCGATCGCCCAATACTATCGAAATCAAGGCAACTACGATGAGGCGATAGCAACCTACAGACGTATGACAATGGGACAATTAGACGCTGACACTTCTGCCCAAGTTCAAAAAGCGATCGCAGCAACCTATCTTAGACAAAATAATATTGCAGGCGCAATTGTTGCCTATCGAGATATTTTAGCTCAAAACCCTGAAGATGGATCTGCCTACCTTGCCCTTGGTAAACTACTAATGGATCAAGATCGTAAACCTGAAGCTAATCAGGCACTAAAGCAAGCAGAACGATTATTTAGTGCCAAGGGAGACCTAAAATCCCTTACGGAAGTCAGAAAAATTTTAGACCCAAACTATGGCAACTAA
- a CDS encoding DUF565 domain-containing protein, whose amino-acid sequence MQNTRLTVITNTSLSRLERWFSNPWRRISLYIISPLLGFFLASIISTVSGAKSAFDPYVAAALLLVTELISFVAYRRTKEKRSLYLEILNLLKIGLIYGMFLEAFKLGS is encoded by the coding sequence ATGCAAAATACTCGCCTTACAGTAATTACCAATACTAGCCTATCAAGATTAGAACGCTGGTTCTCAAATCCTTGGCGACGTATATCTTTGTACATTATTTCTCCTCTATTGGGCTTTTTTTTAGCTTCGATCATTTCCACAGTTTCGGGTGCTAAATCAGCTTTTGATCCCTATGTTGCTGCGGCATTATTATTGGTAACGGAATTAATTAGCTTTGTTGCCTACAGAAGAACTAAAGAGAAGCGATCTTTATATTTAGAAATCTTAAATCTCTTAAAAATTGGTTTGATTTATGGCATGTTTTTGGAGGCATTCAAGCTTGGTTCTTAG
- a CDS encoding DUF4090 family protein: MSNLTSTTGADAIDEAIARGIDFDGSQIPDAPLALYHKVMALEAGRQRSGVINTMRSRIVRIGAKHIPQAELNQLLIDANFKPLKDKEIAFYYGT; the protein is encoded by the coding sequence ATGTCAAATTTAACAAGCACAACTGGGGCAGATGCCATTGATGAAGCGATCGCCAGAGGTATAGACTTTGATGGTTCTCAAATTCCCGATGCTCCCCTAGCTCTGTATCACAAGGTCATGGCATTAGAGGCAGGTCGGCAACGCAGTGGGGTAATTAATACGATGCGATCGCGGATTGTCAGAATTGGGGCAAAACATATTCCGCAAGCTGAACTAAATCAACTCCTCATAGATGCCAATTTCAAACCCCTCAAGGATAAAGAAATCGCTTTTTATTACGGTACTTAA
- a CDS encoding DUF3685 domain-containing protein, protein MDEALVKIRLTLRNAGLKQIDSTLQGIEQQLISSRLNLIEILVLQGRCRELRAARWLVDQVLYPLYPQQLVSDKNSSLKFKGKFKSKSNSKSNGVTGLGFNIYQSAWKKLSQSALQSIQLSLENQTSTPLEIDILKEDKKRLLLQIVLQEFELLLEELQNSQLSTGQLVEKMPLISTDLWRSATTKFLGKYYTLYNNDQPVEVVSILLEDQKIVEEAILAKIPFVFDLYNYLLFKSDLIINNSLYEFNTPEAIARSEAILNNLLIQVANAVMQPLLNHFADVEEIKQKFYSYHLIASREIERFRNDLSWHYRLESWWGEAQAIYESQFHLFTFTESGINKIDVYAPRSRELAQLTGVSLLVTLLLELQDAVTPRLRTLTGFIGTALVYVLKNVLGRGIGLIGKGIIQGIGDSLNMGKVGRRGDRF, encoded by the coding sequence ATGGATGAAGCTCTGGTTAAAATTCGGCTCACTTTGCGCAATGCTGGGCTTAAACAAATTGATAGTACCCTACAAGGAATTGAGCAGCAGTTAATTAGTTCTCGCTTAAATTTAATAGAGATATTGGTGCTTCAGGGGAGATGTCGAGAGTTAAGGGCAGCAAGGTGGCTAGTTGATCAGGTACTTTACCCGCTTTATCCACAACAACTGGTATCTGACAAAAACTCCAGCCTTAAATTTAAGGGCAAGTTTAAAAGCAAGTCTAATTCTAAAAGTAATGGAGTTACGGGCTTGGGCTTCAATATTTATCAATCCGCGTGGAAAAAACTCTCTCAATCTGCTTTACAAAGCATACAACTGAGCTTAGAAAATCAGACTTCTACCCCATTAGAAATTGATATTCTGAAAGAAGATAAAAAACGACTACTTTTGCAGATAGTTTTGCAGGAATTTGAGCTTTTACTGGAAGAGTTGCAAAACTCACAGCTATCTACTGGGCAGTTAGTAGAAAAAATGCCTCTGATTTCAACTGATTTGTGGCGATCGGCAACCACTAAGTTTCTTGGTAAATATTACACCTTATATAATAATGACCAGCCTGTAGAAGTGGTCAGCATTCTCCTAGAGGATCAAAAAATTGTGGAGGAGGCAATTTTAGCAAAAATTCCCTTTGTATTTGATCTCTATAACTATTTACTCTTTAAGTCAGATCTAATAATTAATAATAGCTTGTATGAGTTTAATACCCCAGAGGCGATCGCTAGGTCTGAGGCAATTTTAAATAATTTGCTCATTCAAGTAGCCAATGCAGTAATGCAGCCATTACTTAATCATTTTGCGGATGTGGAGGAAATTAAGCAAAAGTTTTACAGTTACCATCTAATTGCTAGCCGTGAAATTGAAAGGTTTCGCAATGATCTTTCTTGGCATTATCGGCTTGAGAGTTGGTGGGGAGAGGCACAGGCAATTTATGAGAGTCAATTTCATCTCTTTACTTTTACTGAATCTGGGATTAATAAAATTGATGTCTATGCCCCCCGTAGTCGTGAACTTGCCCAGTTGACTGGTGTGTCTTTATTAGTAACGCTTTTACTGGAATTACAAGATGCTGTTACTCCCCGACTGCGTACGCTTACAGGATTTATTGGTACTGCGTTAGTTTATGTACTTAAAAATGTCCTAGGTAGGGGAATTGGTCTAATTGGTAAGGGGATTATCCAAGGAATTGGGGACTCCCTGAATATGGGTAAGGTTGGACGCAGAGGCGATCGCTTTTAG